CCCGTCATCGAGTTCAATGGTTTCTTGTTCTTTTATCTGCCTATAAATAGGTCCGGGTTGAATTCCAATGGCTTTCAACTTTTCTGGTATCAATTCACCTGGTCGGTCTTTTTCTTCTATTCGATATCCAAAGCATGGGACACCGTGTGAAAGTCTTTTAGAAAAAACCATGATCTGATCGTCTTCAAAAAGCAAACCATCCTCTATTATTTCTACAAAATGTAATGGATAGGAGAGGTGTGTCCCGCTTAAGGATAACGACGTTTCAACATATTCTTTTATCCCTTTAGGTCCATAAATAGTCAATGGAGAAGATTCTCCACCTTGAAAAGATCGACTACTTAAGAAACCAGGCAGACCAAAGATATGGTCACCATGCATATGTGTAACCCATATTTTTTCGATTTTTCCAGGACGAATAGATGTATGTAGCATTTGGTGCTGTGTAGCCTCTCCACAGTCAAACATCCATGAGGCTTGTCTCACCTGAGGCATTTCAAGAACAAGGGAAGAGACATTCCGTTGTTTGGAAGGTAGCCCTGCACCTGTTCCAAGAAAAACGATTTTCATATTTTCACCTTCTTCCTGTTGCTATTGTAATCATAGCAGTTCTTTGGGATGCGGAAAAGGAAATGAGTATTCTAGGACACATATATGGCAATTTTGTATCTGGATAATTTGTGACAGTCACAAAATTTTCACCATTTCCTATATGGAAAACCGTAGTAAATAAGTTATACTAAAACCAACTAAACCAAACTCAACCAAACTAAAACTAACTGAAAGGTGGTGGAGAAGATGAGTCAGACCTTCTATACTCCAGAAGAAGTAGCAAGTCTTTTAAAATTATCAAAGTATACGATCTATGAAATGATTAAGAGAAATGAAATAAAGGCCTCCCGTGTTGGAAGAAGATTAAGGATTGATCAAAAGGATCTGGACACCTACTTACATCAAGGTGAGCAGAAAGCAGTCATCAGTCATAGTGTATTAGAACCCATTGTGTTTATAGGTAGCCATGATCCGGTTATGGCAAATTTTATAGAAGGATTAAAGCCTAAGATCACGATATTCCCTTCCTATGTTGGTAGTTTAGAAGGATTGATGGCACTATATTATGAAAAAAGTGATATTGCTGGGTGTCACTTATTTGATTCAGAAACAGAAACGTATAATATTCCCTACATAAAAAGACTCTTTCCAGGTGAACAATTATTTACGTTTACATTTATGGAAAGAACCATTGGATGGGGATATAAGAAGGACAGTGGAGTCGATCCATCTGATTGGTCGCTACTGAAAAACCACCTTTCTTTAGCTAATCGCCAAAGAGGTTCAGGGACTAGAGTGGTATTAGACTATTATCTAAGGAAACATGGGATTAATCCAAATCTAGTAAAAGGTTATAAAGATGAATGTAGTACACATGACGAGACAGCTTCGCAGGTTCATCTTGGGAAAAAGGATTTAGGTCTATTGACAGAAGATACTGCGAAAAAATGGGATTTATCTTTTTATCCTTTAAAAAAGGAACCATACCAGTGGGTTATGAGAGAAGAGTTTGTGGAGAGTGCAGCATGTCAACGACTTGATGATGTATTTAAAGATCCTCTATTCATGGAGGATATTCAAAGATTGGGGATCAATCCTTTTTCTTTAGACTCGATTCAAAAAATTAGGGGGTAACAAAAAATGAAGAAAATTCTGTATGTATTCATGTTATTATTGTTTGCAGTAGGTCTTGTAGCTTGTTCAGATAGTGATGCACAAGGCAGTGAAAATGTAAGTAATGAAACACAAGAAAATGATGCAAATAGTAAAGAGGAAAATAGAAATGCCAATGCATCAGAAGATGACTTTTTTATTTTAGCAACAACTACTAGTACACAAGATTCAGGACTATTAGATGTTCTTGTTCCTATGTTCGAGGAAGAAACGGGATACCAAGTAAAAACTATTGCTGTCGGAACTGGTAAAGCATTAGATATGGGTAAAAACGGAGAAGCAGATGCTCTACTAACACATGCTCCAGCTTCTGAACAGGAGTTAGTAGATGGTGGACAGGCAATCAATTATCAACTTGTTATGCATAACGACTTTGTCATAGTCGGTCCAAAAGCCGACCCATTAGGAATAAAAGAATTAGATTCACTTAAAGATGTTTTTACAACTTTCGCTTCTTCTGAAGAAGGTATTTTTGTATCCCGTGGAGATGATTCTGGAACACATAAAATGGAGCTTTCTCTGTGGGAATTAGCTGGAGTGGAAATACCAACAGGACAAACGTATCAAGAGACAGGGTCAGGTATGGGAGACACTTTAAAAGTAGCTGATCAAAAAGCTGGATATACAATGACTGACCGTGCTACTTATCTAGCTCTCCAGAGTGAGATGGATCTTGAAATCGTTTTTGAAGGAGCCGATGAATTATTTAATATTTATCATGTGATGCAGGTTAACCCTGAACTTAATGATAAAATTAAAGCTGAGCCAGCAGAAACTTTCGTTGACTTTATGATTAGAGAAGATGTTCAAGAGGTTATTAGGGAATTTGGTAAAGAAAAATATGGTCAACCATTGTTCTTCCCAGATGCTAACTAACTACTAAATATTTAGGTGATGTCCATGGATTACATTGTAGAAGGAATACTAGAAGCCATACGTCTTCTTATAACGGGAGATCCAGAAATCTATCAAATTACTTGGCTAACATTAAAAGTTTCAGGTATTGCTACGCTTATTTCTCTTTTGATTGGAGTTCCTTCTGGGTTGGTACTAGCCTGGGTTCAGTTTCCTGGAAGAAAAATCATTATGAGTATCGTCAATATGGCTATGGGATTTCCTCCTGTTGTAGTAGGTCTATGGGTCTTTATTTTACTAGCCAGAAACGGTCCTTTAGGCTTTATGGAACTACTTTTCACACCAACAGCCATCATCATTGCCCAGGCAATTATAGCTTCACCAGTAATTATGGGATTGACTGCTGCTGCCATGATGAGCATTGATAAGGAAATGCGATATCAAGTGAAAGCATTAGGAGCTAGTAAGCTACAAGGAATTTGGCTTCTACTAAAAGAAGCACGTTTTTCTATACTAGCAGCAATCATCGCTGGATTTGGAGCAGTTATATCTGAAGTGGGAGCCTCCATGATGGTTGGGGGAAACATTAAGGGGTACACCCGAGTGTTAACTACTGCTACTGTTATGGAAACTTCTAAAGGGAATACTGCCCTTGCAATAGGAATTTCTGTAATCCTATTAACCATAACGTATTTGATAACATCTGGATTAACAGCTTTACAACAACGCGGAGGACAAAATCGATGAATCACTCTACAATCATTCGTGGGAAAAACCTAGTGCAACAAAAAGGAAATCAAACCTTATTAGAAGTAAGGGACATACAAATTTATTCCGGAGAAGTACTGGGATGTATTGGTCCCAATGGAGCAGGGAAAAGCACCTTATTGAAGATGCTCTCTCTCCTTGAAAAACCATACTCGGGTGAAATTAGTTTTAAAGGAAATACGGTATACCCTGGTGGAATGGAGCAACAACTGCGTAGAGAAATATCTGTTGTCTTC
The sequence above is drawn from the Bacillaceae bacterium S4-13-56 genome and encodes:
- a CDS encoding substrate-binding domain-containing protein, which encodes MKKILYVFMLLLFAVGLVACSDSDAQGSENVSNETQENDANSKEENRNANASEDDFFILATTTSTQDSGLLDVLVPMFEEETGYQVKTIAVGTGKALDMGKNGEADALLTHAPASEQELVDGGQAINYQLVMHNDFVIVGPKADPLGIKELDSLKDVFTTFASSEEGIFVSRGDDSGTHKMELSLWELAGVEIPTGQTYQETGSGMGDTLKVADQKAGYTMTDRATYLALQSEMDLEIVFEGADELFNIYHVMQVNPELNDKIKAEPAETFVDFMIREDVQEVIREFGKEKYGQPLFFPDAN
- the rnz gene encoding ribonuclease Z codes for the protein MKIVFLGTGAGLPSKQRNVSSLVLEMPQVRQASWMFDCGEATQHQMLHTSIRPGKIEKIWVTHMHGDHIFGLPGFLSSRSFQGGESSPLTIYGPKGIKEYVETSLSLSGTHLSYPLHFVEIIEDGLLFEDDQIMVFSKRLSHGVPCFGYRIEEKDRPGELIPEKLKAIGIQPGPIYRQIKEQETIELDDGTILKQSEFVGPKKKGRIISILGDTRFPFRQQSFVENSDLLVHEATFSPDDVEIAHQYFHSTVKQAAELASSSHVKRLLLNHISSRYVQDLEIQQLEKEAQLIFPNSKVTYDFYEESIPIGRSEKHEECK
- a CDS encoding helix-turn-helix transcriptional regulator, with protein sequence MSQTFYTPEEVASLLKLSKYTIYEMIKRNEIKASRVGRRLRIDQKDLDTYLHQGEQKAVISHSVLEPIVFIGSHDPVMANFIEGLKPKITIFPSYVGSLEGLMALYYEKSDIAGCHLFDSETETYNIPYIKRLFPGEQLFTFTFMERTIGWGYKKDSGVDPSDWSLLKNHLSLANRQRGSGTRVVLDYYLRKHGINPNLVKGYKDECSTHDETASQVHLGKKDLGLLTEDTAKKWDLSFYPLKKEPYQWVMREEFVESAACQRLDDVFKDPLFMEDIQRLGINPFSLDSIQKIRG
- a CDS encoding ABC transporter permease — its product is MDYIVEGILEAIRLLITGDPEIYQITWLTLKVSGIATLISLLIGVPSGLVLAWVQFPGRKIIMSIVNMAMGFPPVVVGLWVFILLARNGPLGFMELLFTPTAIIIAQAIIASPVIMGLTAAAMMSIDKEMRYQVKALGASKLQGIWLLLKEARFSILAAIIAGFGAVISEVGASMMVGGNIKGYTRVLTTATVMETSKGNTALAIGISVILLTITYLITSGLTALQQRGGQNR